In a single window of the Tellurirhabdus bombi genome:
- a CDS encoding DinB family protein, producing MKDHLLRLLDYERWANQAVLEALETVESPPPRAIKLMGHILSAQQVWISRIVGETPFAAIWEDVPLVWLHQTAEKNYLRLRELVEAQEDVHQPISYANSAGQSFVNPLSDILTHLSHHAAYHRAQVVQLIRPQLVESPKTDFIFWARA from the coding sequence ATGAAAGATCATCTGCTGCGACTGCTCGATTATGAACGATGGGCTAATCAGGCTGTCCTCGAGGCACTGGAAACGGTTGAAAGTCCGCCGCCGCGCGCGATAAAGCTCATGGGTCATATTCTGTCTGCCCAGCAAGTCTGGATATCGCGCATCGTTGGAGAAACCCCTTTTGCCGCTATTTGGGAGGACGTGCCGCTGGTCTGGCTGCACCAAACGGCCGAAAAAAACTACCTGCGTCTGCGCGAACTGGTCGAAGCCCAGGAAGATGTTCATCAGCCAATTTCATATGCTAATTCGGCTGGCCAGTCTTTTGTGAATCCACTGAGCGACATCCTGACGCACCTGAGCCATCATGCGGCCTATCACCGGGCTCAGGTTGTGCAGCTCATTCGTCCGCAACTGGTAGAGTCCCCAAAGACGGATTTTATTTTCTGGGCGCGCGCCTGA